The Capsicum annuum cultivar UCD-10X-F1 unplaced genomic scaffold, UCD10Xv1.1 ctg4402, whole genome shotgun sequence genome segment TATACCTTATCCATACGAACAAAAAAGAGATGGGATCAAATAGAAGTACAAGTCCTAGCAGAAGAAATATAACAAGcaattttttcctatttgatcTGTGCTTTGATGAAGTGGGGCATGGCGGGACACTAAATCTTAAAGAACCGCATAATGCTTCATTGTAGATGAAAAACTGACTCGAGAGGTTCTTAAAAGGACCCCCCGAGGGTATTTCCCCTTACAATTTGTTGACAGAAACATTGAAATACTTAAAAGTTTTGAAGTTTCTCCAATGACTTAGGAATGATTCCAGATATATTGTTATGAGAAAGgtctaggaattccaaacctacgaTGTTGCTCATTGAGTCAGGTATGGCTCCATGCAACATGTTGTATCTCAAGGAGAGGTACTCCAAGTTTTGCAATCCCCAAATTTCTCTAGGGATTTCATTTGAGAATCCATTCATTGATAGATCTATTTCTACCAAAGCttttagatttccaatttctGGAGGTAAAGAACCAACCATGTTGTTTGATGATAAGTCAAGGTCCAGTAAATCTTTAAGATTCCCCAGATTTGTTGGTATATTGGAACTGAATTTATTGGAACCCAGATATATCTCCCTAATGAAAGTAATGCTCCCTAAACAATTAGGAAGAGATCCTGAAAGAAGATTATTTATCAACTCTATGACACCCAAGCGCTGCAATTTACATAGATTATATCCGATAGTTCCTGTAAGGTTGTTACCGCTCAGGAAAAAGCCTTGCAGGATTCTCAAGTTGCCGATTGATGTGGGAATTGATCCAACCAAGTTGTTTTCATTAAGGTTGAAGTCTATTAAGTTGCTAAAGTTCCCAACTTCATATGGAATGTGCCCTTTGATTTTGCACCTGTCGGTGTAAAACTTTTTAAGAGACGCTGAAAGATTCCCTGCCAATATTGGAAGCATGCCATTTAGAGGGTTCCGAGATAGAGAAAGAAGTGTTAAATTTCTGCAGTTGGTTAAGGAAGTCGGAAAGCTTAACGATGAGTCGTTGGTTAAATTATTTGCTCCCAAGCTTAGGACCTGTAGATGAGTCAAATATCCAAGAGAATTGGGAATCAATCCACTGAGTTTGTTGCCTGAAAGCTCTAGAATAGtaagttttgaacaattggaGATTGAATGAGGAATAGTCCCAACAAGATTGGTTAAGTTCCTCAGATAAAGACCTTCAATGTTGGGTAAGATAGAACCTATGTTTGGTGGGAGGCTTCCTGATAGATTATTGTTTGTAAGTGCAATCTTTCTCAGCCCTGATATGTTGAGATCTCCATATTAAGTCGACCACTAAAACTATTATACCGAAGATTATGTACCTTCAACTCAATGAGATTTCTTATCTCATTGGGTATTTAACCTGTCAACACATGAAGAAACAAGGAACACTAgtgattttagatattttgttcaATCTTAGTATAAGTTGTATTTTTTGCTACCACTTTTAATACGTACCAGTAAACCTATTTTCATCAAGATATAAAAAATGCATCTTGGTTAAGCTGCCGATTTCCTGTGGAAAAAATCCACTAAGATTGTTCGTTGACAATGACAAAATTTGCAGTGACGAGATATTGAATATGGAGATTGGGACAGAGCCGGTAATGTAGTTTTTGTCCATGACTAACTCCACCAAATTAACAAGATTTCCGATTCCTTGTGGAATTATCCCTGCAGTTAATGTGTAATAAAATGAATTTCTGAACTAATTAGATATAATAGTACTAGTATTCATAAGATAAAGCATACCAGTGAAATGGTTAAATCCGAGATACAATAACTGCAAGTTACTCAATCTTCCAATTTCACTATGTATTGGTCCATCAAACTCATTTTCCGATAAAGACAAAATTTGATGTTGACAACAACTTGATGAGCTTGTAGGCATATGACCGCGAAGCTTGTTTATGGATAAATAAAGCCCTTTGAGTATTGGGAGACCATAGCATAATGCATTGGGAAGATTTCCTGATAAACTATTGCCTGTAAATGCAATGACTTTGATTCTTGAGATATTGAAAATTGTGAATGGTGTAGAACCTGTAAGTTGATTATATGGTATGCCCAACAAGTTCATGTTGTGAAGATTGCTGATCCCTTCTGGAATGTTTCCTTGACGTGAATTATAAGATAAATCTAAAGTCTCCAACCTTGAGGCATTCGAGAGTGACAGAGGAATATAACCTATGAGCTTGTTAATTACCCCTCAATTTTAATTCTCTAAGGTTTATGAAACTTCCAATCACTTTTGGGATTTGACCCTCtattg includes the following:
- the LOC124892129 gene encoding leucine-rich repeat receptor-like serine/threonine-protein kinase At1g17230, encoding MNLLGIPYNQLTGSTPFTIFNISRIKVIAFTGNSLSGNLPNALCYGLPILKGLYLSINKLRGHMPTSSSSCCQHQILSLSENEFDGPIHSEIGRLSNLQLLYLGFNHFTGIIPQGIGNLVNLVELVMDKNYITGSVPISIFNISSLQILSLSTNNLSGFFPQEIGSLTKMHFLYLDENRFTGTY